Sequence from the Fulvivirga ligni genome:
AAGACCAAATTGAATTGATAAAGTACGCCAAGACGACCTCTGTTTTTTGCATTTGATATCTCAGAAATATAAGTAGGTGCGGCAATAGAAGAAGCTCCTACGCCCAGACCACCGATGAATCTAAAGAAAGAAAATGAATATGGGTCTGGTGCCAATGCCGATCCTACAGCAGATATAAAGAATAAGGCTCCTATCCAGATCAAGGTGGTTTTACGTCCCAGTTTCTCGGTAGGATAACCGGCAAGCAAAGCACCTACTACTGTTCCCCAAAGGGCCATTGACATAATAAAGGTGCCATGAAACCATTCTGAGGTATTCCAAAGTTCTTTAATAGGTAGATTGGCTCCGGAGATAACCACGGTATCAAAACCGAAAAGAAACCCCGCCATGGACACGGTTACCGCAAAGTAAAATAGTTTGTTTTTCATGAGGTTAAATAAATGAGTAGTACTAAATGAGCGTAAGTTATTATAGTAAGATAAGCAAAAGCTGAGAGATATACAGCAACCACTTACTTCAGGAGGATAAACCACCACGCATAATTTCAGCTCTTCATCATGAAAGATGCTTTATAAAATCGATTTAGTCAACTAAATAAGCAATATTTTCTTGAGGTCACGAGGTCTTTATGTCTTCAAGCTGAAATTATGCTAATGGTTCGGTTAATAGTATAATAACTTACTCTGGTGTGTATACAGCCACTGAAACTCTGGAGTCGGCACAGCCATAGTACAGGTACCACTTATCTTTGAAGTACACTAATCCTTCAATGAACACTGTGCCATCAGGATATTGGCCACTTTTCTCAAATGATTCTGAAGGAACCAGGAAAGGCTTATCTAAGCGATGAAGTACTTTGGTAGGAGCGTTCTTATCAAATAATACCTGCCCTGCGCAGTAGCTATTAGCCGTATAAGTGGTGTCTCCCCCATCCGCAAGGTTTTTACCATTGTACATCAGCACTATACCTTTGTCTGTGATTACCGCTGGAGGTCCAGCTTCAGTAAGCTGACTATCGAAATAACCTTTTCGTGGTGAGATCAGTGGTTTTAGTTCTCCATTCTCTTCAATTGGAGTCCAGTTAATCAAATCATCTGAAGTGGCTGCAAATATGCCCTTCTCACCCCAGTACATCCAATACTTGCCATTTACTTTAGTTATCACCTTTTTTCCGTCTTTCACCTGCGTAATAATGGAAGCTGATTTACTGAATCTATCTTTATATTTTCCGTCAAATGCCTTCTGGAAAGTTGGTCCATGCTTATCCCAGTCCACTAAGTTTTTTGATGTAGCTACAGCCAGTCGAGCCACTTTCTTATTCCATTGGGTGTAGAGCATTACATAAAGGCCATCTTCGGTAACGGCTACCCGAGGGTCTTCACATCCACCGGTCCATTCGTTTTGCTTTTGAGCATCATCTTTGGGATACATTACCGGAGTATCTCTTCTATTCATGGTAAAGCCATCGGCAGTGGCCGCTAGCCCTAGTCTTGAGGTTCGTTCACCAATGCCTACACCAGACTTGTCTTCAGCCCGGTATAATACATAAATACTGTCACCCATTACGGTGGCAGCAGGGTTGAAAGTGTCATTAGACTCCCAGGCTATGGCTTTGCCAGACATAGGATCATTAAAAGAAGTCTCTTCCTTTGGTGAGATCACAGGATTAATGCCTTCTGGTCTTACGAAAGGTCCTAATATCCAATCATCTGCTGTCGTTTCGATCCTCGCCTCAGTTTGGAGAGTGTCACTCTCTTCGGTTGTTTCTTTGCTCGGACCTTGACAAGCACCAAGCAACATGATACTTAGTGCAGCAGCGGTGAGCTTCATTGGTTTATATGAAGATTTCATGTGTATGTGTTTATTTTCAATGGTCACATGGAATTCTCATAAACATTCATCCGGCGGTTGGTATAAATTCACCTAGGAATGTTTATGCTGATTTCATGAGTAGTTAAGTTTAGATGGTCAATAATTAATTGTATGATGGTGGTTCAGCTTCTAATCCCCAAGATTTGTTAGGTTCTGAACCCAAGCTATAATTCAATGTACCACCTTTTTTAATTTCATCCCAGGAGATCCAGGTTTGGTCATATGTATTGCCATTCCATTGTAGGCTTTGGGTGTATTCATTTTGTTCTGAACCTCCTAAAATGGTCAAGGTATTACCAGAGCCTAGCTTCACCACAATCTTTTCAAAAGAAGGATTATTCAGTGAAAAACCTCCTACACCAGGAATAACAGGGTAAATGCCTATATTGGCAAATACATAAAATGCACCCATGG
This genomic interval carries:
- a CDS encoding glycoside hydrolase family 130 protein, whose amino-acid sequence is MKSSYKPMKLTAAALSIMLLGACQGPSKETTEESDTLQTEARIETTADDWILGPFVRPEGINPVISPKEETSFNDPMSGKAIAWESNDTFNPAATVMGDSIYVLYRAEDKSGVGIGERTSRLGLAATADGFTMNRRDTPVMYPKDDAQKQNEWTGGCEDPRVAVTEDGLYVMLYTQWNKKVARLAVATSKNLVDWDKHGPTFQKAFDGKYKDRFSKSASIITQVKDGKKVITKVNGKYWMYWGEKGIFAATSDDLINWTPIEENGELKPLISPRKGYFDSQLTEAGPPAVITDKGIVLMYNGKNLADGGDTTYTANSYCAGQVLFDKNAPTKVLHRLDKPFLVPSESFEKSGQYPDGTVFIEGLVYFKDKWYLYYGCADSRVSVAVYTPE